The DNA sequence CCGCAATGCCGCTGCGCACCAGTGCCTGCGCACTGGTGACCATGGTGTCCAACGTGCCGCGTTTGGGATCCCACCACTCCGCGGCCCAGTTCAAGGCGCCCAGCACCAACCCTTGCACGATTCGCGGGTCAAGGTCGTCACGGATCTCACCCTCGGTTGCCGCATCGTCGAACAGCCGCTGCCACATCCGGCTGTACGCGGCGCTCTCCTTACGCTCGCGGGTGCGCAGGTGCTCGGGGATCTGGCCGGAATTGCGGATCGAGGCGGTCGCGTAGTCGGAGAGCTCGAGTTCATGACGCAGATGCGCCTCCACGGCGACCAGGATTCGGTCCAGCGGTGCGGTTCCGTCGGGTAGCGCGTCCAGCGTCTCCTGCAGGTACTGCCGCATCTCGCTGATCCCGCAGTACATCACCTCTTCGATGAGGCTCTCGCGGGAAGGGAAGTAGTAATAGATGGCCGGGGCCTGCAACTCGGCGTACTGGGCCACATCGTTGAGTCGGGTGCCGGCGAAGCCCTTGACGCTCAGTACGTGCGCCGCTGCGTCCAGAATCCGCTGACGGGTTCGCTGCGACTTGGATTCGGGCTCGGCTTCCGACCGGGCGGCGCCCCGGGGTTTTTTAGCCATATTTCAATTGTATGGCTACCGTTTATCCCACGAGAGACGCTGCCCGGTTTCGGGGCACGTGTCCCGGCCTTGACGCGGTCGGTATCGCCTGGCGGCCGGCGTGGCGCAGCGGGGCTGCTATCCGCAAAGCGAAGTCCGCGACCATCGATTTCGGTTGGGCTGCAGCATGATTGCCGACAAAAACCCAGGCGGTGACTCGCTCCTGGCGCACTAGCGTCGTGAGGTGCGCGAACCGAAGGTGCCGGGTGCGCAGGTGCCCCCGGGCAGTCCGTCGCCGAAGCCGGCGCTCGCTGATAATTGTCGATCTGACAACTGACAATAAAGGACTATTGTAAAATTGACGCGAGGGGTCGGACATCATTGTGTCGAGCCCTTCAGTGAACAGGAGATGAGATGGCTCGCCGA is a window from the Mycolicibacterium anyangense genome containing:
- a CDS encoding TetR/AcrR family transcriptional regulator, translating into MAKKPRGAARSEAEPESKSQRTRQRILDAAAHVLSVKGFAGTRLNDVAQYAELQAPAIYYYFPSRESLIEEVMYCGISEMRQYLQETLDALPDGTAPLDRILVAVEAHLRHELELSDYATASIRNSGQIPEHLRTRERKESAAYSRMWQRLFDDAATEGEIRDDLDPRIVQGLVLGALNWAAEWWDPKRGTLDTMVTSAQALVRSGIAATPTKPARRKRSTPPTA